The Deltaproteobacteria bacterium genome contains a region encoding:
- a CDS encoding ribulose-phosphate 3-epimerase, giving the protein MKKIAPSILSADFSRLGEEVKAVELAGADLLHLDVMDGHFVPNITMGPIMVAAVRRVTKLPLDTHLMIEHPEKYVEAFIQAGSDMVSVHQEACGDLAVVLKQIKKLGVKAGAVINPATPVKTLLTVLDLVDYVLVMTVNPGFGGQEFIRSGLVKVQELVKLRRQNKLAFEIEVDGGINLSTLAEAHAAGADIFVTGSGIFKCPPYVQTLQQMRTRIE; this is encoded by the coding sequence ATGAAAAAAATAGCACCTTCCATTTTGTCAGCTGATTTTAGCCGCTTGGGTGAAGAGGTCAAGGCCGTTGAGTTGGCCGGTGCCGACTTATTGCACCTTGATGTCATGGATGGCCACTTTGTTCCCAATATCACCATGGGGCCAATCATGGTTGCCGCCGTTCGCCGGGTAACCAAGCTCCCTTTAGATACGCACCTGATGATTGAACATCCCGAAAAATATGTTGAAGCATTTATTCAAGCCGGCTCCGATATGGTTTCAGTGCATCAGGAGGCCTGTGGTGATTTGGCCGTGGTTCTTAAACAAATTAAAAAACTTGGGGTTAAAGCGGGTGCTGTGATCAACCCAGCGACACCGGTTAAAACTCTTTTAACTGTTTTGGATTTGGTGGATTATGTCTTGGTCATGACCGTGAACCCTGGTTTTGGTGGGCAAGAGTTTATTCGTTCAGGTTTGGTGAAAGTTCAGGAGTTGGTGAAACTGCGTCGCCAAAACAAACTGGCTTTCGAAATTGAGGTCGATGGGGGGATTAATCTCTCAACCCTAGCAGAGGCCCATGCCGCAGGGGCCGATATTTTTGTGACTGGGTCAGGGATTTTTAAATGCCCACCTTATGTGCAAACTCTACAGCAGATGAGAAC